In Brassica napus cultivar Da-Ae chromosome A3, Da-Ae, whole genome shotgun sequence, the sequence GTAAGAACACAAAAAAGCAAGCAGAACCATTCTCGTTAACCATAATAACTGCAAGTGTTAAATATCAACAGTCATCTTTTTCGTTTGTTATCCAACAATAGTTTGCTTCCTTCATCTTTGCTTTTTTGCTTTACCTCATCGTTCTCTAGCTCTCCAATACCTTATCCTCCAAAAATCCTAGGAAAACTACAACACAATCAACTTGAATCATGTGAATACAAAGCAAACATCGCCCAGTTAAATAACTATTACCATCTCAGTTTACGTTACAGTACAGCTAACTTAAATCATGTGAATACTACTAAGCAAGCATCGCCAGTTAAATAGCTCTACCATCTCCGTCAAAGCTACAAATCATGAAACAATCTAAAAATCACCACCGAGACATTATCCTCTCTACAACGAAAGTTTACTTGGGTTTTTGGTCGTTACAACAGTAAAGGCAGCGCACCAATCTCTTCTCACTGAATCTTGAACCTTGTCTTCCCCAAGAAAAGGTGACCAAGCTTCATCCCCTGAGTTCGCCATAGACCAGCTTAACTTCTCCGGTGCATTCTCAAAATCAAAGTTCAATGGCCGTGGCGGCTGCTCTTTAGCTTTTCTGCTAGATTTATTTCTTCCCTGGCCTTCCAAATGCTGCAAATACAAGATCCTATATTAACCACGAGTAACGGCGGTGAAAGGTTCAAACTTTAAAGCATGTTAACTCACGTCAGGATTGAAATCTGCTTTCTTGCTTCCTTTCTTAGAGGTTCCATGTTCCAAGTAGTACAGCACTTCGGTCCTGGACCGAAACCTACGCCCTGTGACCGGTTCGTAATAGTACTGCAAACAAAAGATTAATCTAATGCTAATCAGATTTAGCCCATAAACACACGAATCAATGGTCTTCCTTCTAAGCATTGTGTACTCTCTCTACTACAAGAACACACTTCACACTACGAAAGATGCaatttttttactctaaaaacaGAGAATCTTCAATGTGAACAGTTCAAGCTACAAGGCAGGAGTAAAGAGAATTTACCTTATCAACCGAACCAGCTTTAGCACCGGAGGTTCGAACCTTATCTTCAACTCTCCAACCATCAGGCAACCAGTTGTCTAACGGCGCCGAACGCTTCCTCGACTTCGATTCCGATTGATGCGCCGAGTTATCTGGCGATGGATTCACCTGTTCTGTACCGTTGGACATCCGCTTCCTTCTTGATTTGGTCGCTGCTTCGCACTGCTTCTTAGGGTTCCGTCACCGGCGCGAGGAGAATGCTTCAAAAagaatctattctattaaaacaggaacatgacctattgatataGGTGTAGTCcaactaattattttatgaCTGCATATAAAAGATATAACACTATCATAGACCTATTGATAACTGCATTGTTTGAATATACCCGCTAGAGTACttcaatcaatatatatttcattacatTTCTTACTGCTTTTTAATACTATCATCGACCTTATTTCCACAAAAGGTGGAATCCACTTCTCTGTAAGTTATCATATATAGCAACAGTTATGATttgaaataaagataaaatatatatatacattaagaAGTTGTTTAAATATGGCGACAGTTTAATGTTAATGCCTTAATGGAAAGGTGAAGGTTAACTAAAGTTATTATATATGACAACAATTTGATGTTTTTACTATTAAGATTATCTACGGGTTATTTTATGAAACATACAAAATGATtatcaaatacaaaatatcgcaacaaatttcaaatttaattatatttatgtatttattagtaataattaaaaaaattaacacaaatatgattaaaaaaataaaaaatatcgttacaaaaaaatttaaatacgaaaaattaaatttttttaaaataaagtaaaacaaaaaatatgccCGCCCTAGAAAGGGCGGGTCAGAAACtagttattgtttaatttatgtgtGTTCCTGGGTTTCAAATTCGGTTTAGGTGAACCGAAATCgaataataaaactagaatcTATTAAACCAGCAACTTAATAATATCCGTATTAATGCGCATACTATACCGAACCGTACTCATTTAACATCAACGTTACTTTGTCTCGATTAGCTGAGTCGAGACAATTAAAGTATATGtcacattattttcttatactaCACAAACGTTATAGAACATGAGGTTTTGACATGCTATTTTGCCTTTCGAATAACATGTATCACAATTGTATTACAACACTAGAATTTCGTCGATAAAACTTGCATATATTCTCAATTGATTTGTAATTTTTCGGTATGCTAACTAAGTTAGGTTTTGGGTTCAATAAGTGTGTTTTAGAcgttttcaaactaaaaatgttAAAGATTTAACGTATAAGATGAAtcttattctgttttttttttactactttACGATATCCTTTCTATAATGAACACAAACAGCATCCTCACCATGTTTGGCAACAACATTACGACAATGTTCTTAGCTTCATTCTTTAACATCAGTTCTCCTCTTTTGCCAATACCATCACCGCCACGTGCAATTCTTACCAAAATTTCCTCCGAGCTCCCACATCAATCACTGGATTCTTGACACTCTTGCAACATCAGTTCCTAATAATCTTTCACTCCAACAACAATATCATGGAAGATCAAAAGCTATGACCGACCTAATGATTTGGCATATCAGTTATGCATTTTATCACTAATAAACTGAAAGATTTAATTATTGTCTTTATGTTTGAACAGTTGCTTAATAAATTCCTTAAATCATGCTAGCACAATGGGTGatgcatattttaaattttgggtatccatagaagaaaaaaatatcaatagaaATTAACTATCTACTTTGACAAATAGTGTttctattcaaaataaaaaagaattaaaagaaataaattggTGTGGTTTGCATAATTTAATGAAGAAATTGAAT encodes:
- the LOC106443268 gene encoding methyl-CpG-binding domain-containing protein 6-like translates to MSNGTEQVNPSPDNSAHQSESKSRKRSAPLDNWLPDGWRVEDKVRTSGAKAGSVDKYYYEPVTGRRFRSRTEVLYYLEHGTSKKGSKKADFNPDHLEGQGRNKSSRKAKEQPPRPLNFDFENAPEKLSWSMANSGDEAWSPFLGEDKVQDSVRRDWCAAFTVVTTKNPSKLSL